In Williamwhitmania sp., the genomic window TAAAAACAATGAGCTACATTATTTCTAATATTCCATCCCGAATTTGTGAACACATACTTAAAAAGTGTAATATCATCCTTAGTAAAATGTTTTATTATCTCTGGATTTTGTAGTAACTCTTCTAATAGTTGTTCTTTCAATTCACCTCTTTTCTCAATGGTAGAAGTTCCACCAATTAATCGTATAAAATCCCTTATGGCTCCCTCAAATTTCAAAGTTAAAGAATCTATACATAGAATAAAGTTAGGCACATTATTATTATTCATTATGAAAGCCCACTCAAGTTGAGATAAAAAATCATATAAACCAGGAGCAAAAAGACTTAACCAATTAGATTTACTATCTAAGTCACGCTCAACATTTCCTCTGTCAAATTTTTGACCATACCATGAATTGTCATTCAGAAATTTAAAAACTGAATGATAATTTATCTTTCCATTAATTATACCTAATGCTGTAGTCTTTATAAACAAAGGGAAAACAAATAGATTAAAATGTAATGCATAAGCCTTAAAACGCTCATTTGCCTTTGCCTCCTCATCCGTCAGTTTTTTATGATTACTATTAATATCAAATACATTAACAGAAGTGAACTGATAAAAAGAATGTTTAAATCCTTCTTCAGTCATTTTATCTAATACATCAGTTTTAATTAGTAAATCATTACTTGTTGAAAAATAATGTAATATTGTTTCTATTGGCATTTGAAGGAGCAACTCTGATTTTCTATTCAAATAATCATGTACTAATTCAGTTTCTTTAATGGGCAATCTTACTTCAATTAAGGCAAGTTCGAATTTTGTTTTAAGTCTCGTGTATTCAATTAAAGTTTTCTCATATTCTTCAATGTTACCAGCCTTTTTATAATACTTGGCCTTTTCTCCA contains:
- a CDS encoding DUF4209 domain-containing protein yields the protein MYLGILHISEKTKCYIEIVKSTIVDIVESSQLPYYQKLNVLELAVDSKLFRAKEFEFSLPILTSWIDFSDSGNYFVNQSILNLAIKISDKLKKPVNEYYEKLAINQDSIIGQHLEETDFIRFTSFGEKAKYYKKAGNIEEYEKTLIEYTRLKTKFELALIEVRLPIKETELVHDYLNRKSELLLQMPIETILHYFSTSNDLLIKTDVLDKMTEEGFKHSFYQFTSVNVFDINSNHKKLTDEEAKANERFKAYALHFNLFVFPLFIKTTALGIINGKINYHSVFKFLNDNSWYGQKFDRGNVERDLDSKSNWLSLFAPGLYDFLSQLEWAFIMNNNNVPNFILCIDSLTLKFEGAIRDFIRLIGGTSTIEKRGELKEQLLEELLQNPEIIKHFTKDDITLFKYVFTNSGWNIRNNVAHCFYPFSNYSFDKATLVFLCILKLGKYKLTIKTE